TGAGCGAAGGCGGCAAGCCGGGACTATGAATGTCGCGCAGCGCTACGGCTTGTTCGGTCGAGAGGCCGAAATAGCAAGCCACGAAATCGTCCAGGTCTTCCCGCCGCAAGGGATTGGTCTTCAGCGTGAAGTGCATGTTGGTGCGCAAGTCGTAGATCCACAGCTTCCTGGTCCAAGGCGTTTCGCTGGCGGGTTTCTTGTCGAAGAACAACACGTTCGCCTTCACGCCCTGGGCGTAGAACAGGCCGGTGGGCAGGCGCAGCAGGGTGTGGACATCGCATTCCTGCAAGAGCTTCCTGCGGATGGTTTCGCCGGCACCACCTTCGAACAGCACGTTGTCCGGCACCACCACAGCGGCGCGGCCGTTTTGCTTGAGCAGTGTCTTCACGTGCTGGACGAAATTGAGCTGCTTGTTGGAGGTGGTGGTCCAGAAGTCGCCGCGCTCGATGATGTCGCGCTCCTTGCTGACCTTGCCCTCCTCGCCCACGATGGTCGTACTGCTCTTCTTGCCGAAAGGCGGGTTGGTGAGCACCAGGTCGAAGCGGTCACCAGGGTCGGCGGCCAGCGAGTCGGACACCACGATGGGCTCAAAGTCCTGACTGCCGATGCCGTGCAGCAGCATGTTCATGGCACACAGTCTGGCGGTCGCCTGCACCAGCTCCCAGCCCTTGAAGGTTTCCTCTTTCAGCTTCTTTTGCTGGGGCCGCGTCAGATGCGGGTTGTGCTTCACCACGTAGTCATGCACCGCCAGCAGAAAACCGCCGGTGCCGCAGGCCGGGTCGCTCACGGTTTCGTCGGGCTTGGGAGCCATCACATCGACAATGGCCTGGATAAGCGGGCGCGGGGTGAAGTACTGGCCGGCGCCGGACTTGGTGTCCTGCGCGTTCTTTTCCAGCAGGCCTTCGTAGGCATCGCCTTTCACGTCGGCGCTCATCGACACCCAGGTTTCCTTGTCGATCAGATCC
This portion of the Methylococcus mesophilus genome encodes:
- a CDS encoding type I restriction-modification system subunit M — translated: MNTATIVQKLWNYCNVLRDDGMSYGDYVEQITYLLFLKMADERTKAPYNQASPVPAGFDWPSLIKRDGDELFDHYRHILDALGNEKRLLGLIFNKSQNKFQDPAKLRRLIVDLIDKETWVSMSADVKGDAYEGLLEKNAQDTKSGAGQYFTPRPLIQAIVDVMAPKPDETVSDPACGTGGFLLAVHDYVVKHNPHLTRPQQKKLKEETFKGWELVQATARLCAMNMLLHGIGSQDFEPIVVSDSLAADPGDRFDLVLTNPPFGKKSSTTIVGEEGKVSKERDIIERGDFWTTTSNKQLNFVQHVKTLLKQNGRAAVVVPDNVLFEGGAGETIRRKLLQECDVHTLLRLPTGLFYAQGVKANVLFFDKKPASETPWTRKLWIYDLRTNMHFTLKTNPLRREDLDDFVACYFGLSTEQAVALRDIHSPGLPPSLTRLMRAPSWSDENPDGRWRGYDYDELVNRDKANLDIFWLKDESLSDSDNLPAPEVIAQEIVADLEAALEQFRLIGAELGEEDDRLESAFDRV